One Carassius carassius chromosome 20, fCarCar2.1, whole genome shotgun sequence DNA segment encodes these proteins:
- the LOC132096290 gene encoding signal peptide peptidase-like 2B isoform X2 produces MRFLSSLLWATLLIEQVLGEYGMAHFSDGGNSKGKDYCIFFNSQWARLPQDLSKAARLQTYDLTTSVLCSPSDVPEGGFPNSIPMVMRGNCTFYEKVRLAQINGAKGLLIVSKDRLTPPSGNKSQYEEIGIPVALLSYKDMLDISKTFGEKRQVAMYAPNEPVVDYNMVLIFLMAVGTVAVGGYWAGSRDIKKRYMKHKRDDGAEKQDEETVDVTPIMICVFVVMCCSMLVLLYFFYDQLVYMTITTFCLASAVGLYSCLWPFVRRIPFGKCRIPENNLPYCHKRPQVRTLILSAFCIAVSVTWGVFRNEDQWAWILQDVLGIAFCLYMLKTIRLPTFKACTLLLVVLFVYDVFFVFVTPLLTESGESIMVEVAAGPSDSSTHEKLPMVLKVPRLNSSPLVLCDRPFSLLGFGDILVPGLLVAYCHRFDILMQTSRIYFLACTIGYGIGLLITFVALALMQMGQPALLYLVPCTLLTSLAVALWRKELPLFWTGSGFVVNTSLI; encoded by the exons ATGCGATTTTTATCAAGTCTCCTCTGGGCAACTCTTTTGATCGAACAG GTTTTAGGTGAATATGGCATGGCACATTTCAGCGATGGGGGGAACAGTAAAGGCAAAGATTACTGCATATTCTTCAACTCTCAGTGGGCTCGACTACCTCAGGACCTCAGTAAAGCA GCACGGCTACAGACGTATGATCTCACCACCTCTGTGCTGTGTTCCCCCTCTGATGTACCTGAGGGTGGCTTCCCAAACAGCATCCCAATGGTGATGAGAGGAAATTGCACTTTCTATGAAAAAGTCAGATTGGCCCAGATCAATGGTGCTAAAGGACTTCTGATCGTCAGCAAAGACAGACTG ACTCCACCCTCAGGCAACAAGTCCCAGTATGAAGAGATCGGCATCCCAGTGGCCTTGCTAAGCTATAAAGACATGTTGGACATCAGTAAG ACGTTTGGAGAGAAAAGGCAGGTGGCCATGTATGCGCCCAATGAACCGGTGGTGGACTACAACATGGTGCTTATCTTCCTGATGGCGGTGGGCACAGTGGCTGTCGGAGGATACTGGGCTGGCAGCAGGGACATTAAAAA ACGTTACATGAAGCACAAGCGGGACGACGGTGCCGAAAAACAAGACGAGGAGACGGTTGACGTCACCCCCATcatgatttgtgtgtttgtggtcATGTGTTGCTCTATGCTGGTGCTCTTGTATTTCTTCTATGATCAGCTAG TGTACATGACTATCACAACTTTCTGTCTGGCATCTGCTGTTGGTTTGTACAGCTGTCTTTGGCCTTTTGTCCGAAGAATACCGTTTGGGAAATGCAG GATACCTGAGAATAACCTGCCATACTGTCACAAGCGGCCACAGGTGCGCACGCTGATCCTTTCAGCCTTCTGTATAGCAGTCAGTGTCACCTGGGGAGTTTTCCGCAACGAAGACCA GTGGGCATGGATACTTCAGGATGTGCTAGGCATCGCGTTCTGTCTCTACATGCTGAAAACAATCAGGCTGCCCACTTTCAAG GCTTGCACTCTGCTGTTGGTCGTGCTGTTCGTGTATGacgtcttttttgtttttgtaacacCACTCTTAACCGag AGTGGGGAAAGTATCATGGTAGAGGTGGCGGCTGGTCCCTCTGATTCTTCTACTCATGAAAAG CTTCCCATGGTGCTGAAAGTGCCCAGGTTGAATTCTTCTCCTCTGGTGCTGTGTGACCGGCCATTCTCTCTCCTGGGCTTTGGGGATATCTTGGTACCAG GTCTGCTGGTAGCATATTGTCACAGATTTGACATTCTCATGCAGACTTCTCGAATTTACTTTCTGGCTTGCACTATTG gctATGGCATTGGTCTTCTCATCACATTTGTGGCTCTGGCTCTGATGCAGATGGGTCAGCCTGCCCTCTTATACCTGGTGCCTTGCACGCTCCTCACCAGCCTTGCGGTGGCACTGTGGCGCAAGGAGCTGCCTTTGTTCTGGACAGGAAGTGGATTTGTGGTGAATACCAGTTTGATATGA
- the dapk3 gene encoding death-associated protein kinase 3, producing the protein MDGFRQEDVELYYEMGEELGSGQFAIVRKCKEKSSGTEYAAKFIKKRRLSSSRRGVSREEIEREVNILREIQHSNIITLHDIFENKTDVILILELVSGGELFDFLAEKESLTEEEATQFLKQILDGVHYLHSKRIAHFDLKPENIMLLDKNVPNPRIKLIDFGIAHQIKDGNEFKNIFGTPEFVAPEIVNYEPLGLEADMWSIGVITYILLSGASPFLGETKQETLTNISGVNYDFDEEYFSNTSELAKDFIRRLLVKDPKKRMTIEDSLQHPWIKVIKRRNVRPEESERKTERRRLKTTRLKEYTIKSHSSMPPNNTYINFERFSQVMEEIAVAQDGLRELEKNQRSCAEDVAALLSIYEEKESWYKEENESIAADLNQIKQELQRAQALRRQSQEEARAAMLSANALKRKFGRLENRYEVLAEQMVSEVRWVEELVRSISAENDTHSTSMA; encoded by the exons ATGGATGGTTTCAGGCAGGAGGATGTGGAGCTGTACTATGAAATGGGAGAGGAGTTAGGAAG TGGGCAGTTTGCTATTGTTCGTAAATGTAAAGAAAAGAGCTCCGGGACAGAATATGCCGCCAAGTTTATCAAGAAGAGAAGGCTGTCATCCAGCCGACGAGGTGTGAGCCGAGAGGAGATCGAGAGAGAGGTGAACATCCTTCGAGAGATCCAGCACAGCAACATCATCACCCTCCATGACATCTTTGAGAACAAAACCGACGTGATCCTGATTCTGGAGCTGGTGTCTGGAGGGGAGCTGTTTGACTTCCTGGCTGAGAAGGAGTCACTGACTGAGGAGGAGGCCACACAGTTCCTCAAGCAGATCCTGGATGGAGTTCACTACCTCCACTCGAAACGCATTGCACACTTTGACTTGAAG CCTGAGAACATAATGCTGCTGGACAAAAATGTGCCGAACCCCAGAATCAAGCTGATCGATTTTGGAATTGCTCATCAGATTAAGGAtggaaatgaatttaaaaacatcttTGGAACTCCTGAGTTTGTTG CACCAGAAATTGTGAACTATGAGCCTCTTGGCCTGGAGGCAGATATGTG GAGCATCGGAGTTATCACATATATACT CTTGAGTGGTGCTTCTCCGTTTCTTGGCGAGACCAAACAAGAAACACTTACCAACATTTCAGGTGTCAACTATGACTTTGATGAAGAGTACTTTAGCAACACAAGTGAGCTCGCCAAGGATTTCATTCGCCGACTGCTGGTCAAGGATCCAAA GAAGAGAATGACAATAGAGGACAGTCTCCAACACCCCTGGATCAAG GTGATCAAGAGGCGTAACGTTCGACCTGAGGAGAGCGAGCGCAAGACAGAGCGCAGGCGTCTGAAGACCACCCGACTGAAGGAGTACACCATCAAATCCCACTCCAGCATGCCGCCCAACAACACCTACATCAACTTCGAGCGCTTCTCGCAGGTCATGGAGGAGATCGCAGTGGCCCAGGATGGACTGCGAGAGCTGGAGAAGAACCAGCGCTCCTGTGCTGAGGACGTGGCCGCTCTGCTCTCCATCTATGAGGAGAAAGAAAGCTGGTACAAAGAGGAGAACGAAAGCATCGCTGCAGATCTCAATCAGATCAAACAGGAGCTGCAGAGAGCACAAGCCCTGCGCAGACAGAGCCAAGAAGAGGCCCGCGCTGCCATGCTGTCGGCCAATGCCCTCAAACGCAAGTTTGGCCGGTTGGAGAACCGCTATGAAGTGCTCGCTGAGCAGATGGTCTCCGAGGTGCGCTGGGTTGAGGAGCTGGTGCGCTCGATTTCAGCTGAAAATGACACTCACAGCACCAGCATGGCTTGA